The Lutzomyia longipalpis isolate SR_M1_2022 chromosome 2, ASM2433408v1 DNA window TGGGATCCTCATACAGCATAATCACAATCTGTGACATATAGTTCAATTCTGAGACCATTGAGACATATTCCATGGCCCTACGCCATTGTTCATCAGTCATTGTATTGATCAATCCGCCATAGCGGAGAACTGTGAGGAGGGAGTGTACGTGACTCTCACTAGTGAAGTACAGTCGCGTCCGGACGTGCCTTCCTGGGCTTGAGACACCGTGACTGTAGCGGGGATTGAGCCGATTGACACTCTCATCACCCGCCTCCTCGATATTTCTCTGCAAATCCGACTTGATCTTCTTCAGCAGCGGCGTACAAATCCCCTGCCCAATGGCAATCTTCTCCTGCACCGTCAACCCATACTCCTGCGGTATTACAATGTCCGCCAGGTACTTTGCATTAATGTACAATTCTTCAGCTTGCTCAAATTGCAACGTATGCTGATTATGTTGCAAATCATACTTGATACAATCATAAATATCGGGAATTTTCGATATATCAAATGTCTTATTCTTCGTGGAGAAATCCTTCTCAATCTTCCCCCAGCGACGTCCCATTAACTCCCACGTTTCCCCATGATAGAGGATTGCATCGCGTGTCTTTGGGTCATCCCTTTTCACCGCAATAACCGCCATTAGTGATTGAATGAGTGCACAAACGCGCAGGCAGCATTGAACGGGATTCTTCACAAAATCCAAAGCTTGATTGATACTTTGACTATTTCCCGGATTAATTGCTTCACGATCAGCTTGTGAAAAGTCCCGATCTATTTGCATTAGTTCATGAAGACGATTTTTTGCCCTTGAAACACGAACAACATTGAAGTTAGTAATTAAAGCCCTCCCTCGCACACAGCTTTTACTCTGTACTTACATGTTTTGATACTTGCTCGAATCACAGTCATTGTCCAGGAGACCATTTGTATTTGCACTCTTCACCATTTGTACGAGAATGGGCGTTAGTTCACCCTCAAGTGCGAGGAGCCCCTTTGCAAAAGCCGCCGCTGTCATTTGTACCCTCCCCTCGTCACTTGCATAGATTTTGAGATCATGCCGGAAGGTGGAATGCAATCTGGAAATGCTAAAAATTTGTAATGCTCCCCGTTTTTTGTTTGCCTTTCACGTGGATTCACGTGGATATTAATCACCTTAGCAATCCCAGTCCCTGTGTTCCCGAATAGTCATGCCTTCCCTGTCCCCCGGGGTACATACAACGAAAAATTCTCCCAAGCTCCTCAGCCTGAACACGTCCGGCTGGCGTAAGTTCACCACCCCATTTGAGTATGAGTACAAGGGATGGTTCCTTTGGCGCATCTGCTAGTGACATACCTTGAAATTATAAACTTTTCCATTGTACAACTAAACAAATTCCCGCGGGATTAACCTTCCCACACTCACCATCATCCGAACTCGAACCACGTGGACGCCCCTTTGGCTGATACTTCATCTGCACCTTCCGATTAATACCCGAAAAATGCCCATACATCTCCAGGACGGACTTTAGCTGCTCCAACTTTCCCTGCTTCTCCTCAACCTCAGCATCGGCTGCCTTTGTCTGAATCTCCGCAAGGAGATACCGTGCAATGTCCAAAATCTCCTGTAGTTGCTTTGGACGTTTCAATTTTACATGACCATGCTTGTAGCCATCgtatttttcgaaaatttcaaagaatctagtaaagaatgaatgaaattttaatcaatgatCCTTTGAGGATCCTTTTGTATGGAATTTTTCCTCCTTACTTTGGATGCCGCACTTCAACCTTCATCTTCTGCTTTGGTGTCCTATCACCGTGCCTTATCACAGCCACAACGCATCGCAATTCCATCATTTTACCAAAAGTTGTGGGCACAATTGGTGGATCATCAAGTTGAAATGGCACAGACCATGGGATATGGAGTGTTGGCGTGAGTTCCCGCAGGATCATATTCCCAAGTATTTTAGCACAATCATCGTAATACTTATTTGAATTCTTCACAAAACTAAAACCATTCACATCGCAAACATACGACTTCCCATTGGCCCTTTAAAGGAAGCCAAAACAAttgatcaaaaaataattttagatttaGTCTTAAGGAATCTTTTGATTGAGCCTTAATCATGATTAAATTTCGATTGAATTATTAATGAGGAAATGACTTATGACCTTTAGCATTTTCCCTAACAGTTTTACATACGacttttcaaagattttattccCTCTTCATCAAGCCTACAAAGTGTGttattttagttattttttttataattaatttttaattttataataattatttcaaagtcaatagttttctttaattgacctttaaaaaaaaaataatttaataaaagattctttGGGAAACTGCTAAAGGTCCTAAACCGTGCTGTTCCACACTCTCCttaatgatttaaataaaacaaataaacattCCAAAATATGTCTAATCATCCGACATACCTCAGTAAATCGAAACCACAGACAGTTTGCTTGAAAGCAAGACAAACTTTGCGTGAAATCAGCTTTTCCGCATTGCTTAATATCACAGGATATCGAATTTCTTTCCCCTCACGATCACGCTCAACCTTTCCATCGAGTGCTGGGCTCTTTCTCGCCTCAGCATGCGCATAGTCCGGTCCTACTGTGTAAACTTTCACATCTGTCCCATCCGTTGGCATAAAATCCTCATAAATAAAGGATCCAGTCTTCCTTACGCGTGATTCCGGGGAATACACACTACTACGGCTGCCAATTTTGCGAAAAAGTCGCTGACTACCCCCACCCGCCGAAGTTGGGTAGTAAATGTAGATATTGTGATCTTCCGCTGAGACCGGCTTCTCCACAAAGGGCTTATTGAATGTCACCCCATTAACTTCAACGTGATCTTCGCTCTCAAGAAGCTCGtgatctacaaaaaaaaacgatcatGATCTCTAAACTAAATAACTCACAAATGGGGGAGATGATCTTACGTTTAGGATCAGGCGAATCGCGATCGAGAACAGCATAACGTGGAATTTCAATTCCTTCACTTtccaaaattgaataaacCTTTCGCCGATCCTattgatggaaaaattaaatgataataCATTTATCAATCAAAGTCTGACATCGATAAAAGTCCTTTACATTATGATCTAATACCTGAATATCATACTGCGTGTGGAGATTGTTGATCACATAGGGTTTCCTAAGTTGGGAATAGTTGACAGCCTTCTCAAGGGGAAAACCCTTTGAGTGGAAGGATATGAGACAATCACAGATGGGCCATTTTTCAACGGGATCCTTAAGGATCACTTCTTCCGGGAAAACAACGATCTTTATGTACTCAAACTCCTGAAGTCGCGTTAAGATCTCCTTCATTGGTTTTGATTGAGACTTCTTTGCCATGGCACATACACCCACGACAACCTGCTTTCCCGAACACGATGAAACACTGCCATCGGAATCGATCTCAGTTGGATCACACAGATCAATATCTCCctaaaaaaacgatttttaaaggaaataaatattttttccttaccTATCctaaaaaatgatataaaaatgtACGAATACTCCTAAGTAATATAATATCAGAAAACTCGAAAGATCACACAAGATCAATTAAAGATCACGCGAAAAACCGCATCAATGGTGGACAAATTgaacaataatttaattcacatgatgaactttattgaaaaattgctatattaaaacaaaacatgACGTTTATTGTCACGAGATAtcgagaaagagaagaaaagaaatacaaataaagaaaaatgagaaaaaaggagaaaagatTTACATTCATGCATTCGTCACAGTAGCAGTATTCATTGTAGTTTTCTTCATCGTCATCATTATCATTACTGTGCTCATATCCATCGTGGCATTTTTGCCGGCGTCGGAGTTTCTTCAATCTCCACCAATCTTTCAACCACGACCATTCCATTgaacttttctctctttcttttatgattctgttctctgttttttttttcacacactcaACACaccaattttcccacaaatctCACTCTTTTCTGGATTTCTTCTTTCAGCCAACGAGTCACAtggaaatttgcaaattgtaggaaaattaTCACATTCTGtcatattttctcaatcactTTTAATTATTACATTGCAGCACTATGCCAGGCACTTTTAGCACTATAAATCGattgaaaattgtatattatCAAGTTAATTGTTCTGTTTGTATTTGGTATAAGTAGTGAAGAAAAGTAagaatgataaatttatttatttttcaacattgaactgttttgatatttcttttcccCTGAATACACAaaccaattgaaaatttatgatccATTGAGAACTTCAAGAAGGCCACAGGGTTATTCGTTAAATTGTAACAAAATGATCGTTAAGGAAATTATGGATAAAACTTGACGCAAATTTGTCTTTTCGGCACtcaaaaaatatctaattgaGACTCAAATATCTAATTTAGATTCAAAAAATACCTTATTTGAACGAAACTTTTGCCTAATGTGCGTGTAATCAGTTTTTTTGACGGCTCATAACTTGAAATTAGCCGATCGACCCAGCCGTTTTGGAGCAATACCTTTGCCGCAAATCCATAGAAagactttcttttaaaattaacttttaaaatttaacgtaTTTGCTCTTATTTACGTTTCATTATCCCTCCATATTATTAtctttcataatattttatttaatctttaaattaaaaacttaatttcaaCTGTTTCAAATAACCCTGTgccttttgagaaaatcgtcagAATAAGCTCCACATTCCTCTCTctaattcaattgatttttcaataatcTCTCCCTCTTCCTaactttttatgcaaattaaagtCTTTCCTAAGGTTTCGTCGAGAggcaccacacacacacaacacacgCAATATTAATGAAGTTCTCGAAGACgttgaggaaagaaaaaaaaacttttggtctatttataataaatcactttttttctcatcgtAATCCATGCCCTATTGACAGGAATAACCAAAAAAGTAACAGCCACGATAATTTGTTCTCACCAGACGCAAAGTAACTGGAAGGTGGTGAGAAAATGCGTCAATTAGACACCGAGAAGTGATTTTGTTGACAATGGATTGATAATGTGATGATAAGGTTACGTGTGtggtatcttttttttctattcctcCCCCATATCCCCCCCACACCTTATGTGTTAGTTACGTGCTGAAGAAATTTAACCTTCATCGCAGGTTTCAAgcacaaaaattcacattcaTCGCAGataaattttgggattttagaAGAGCACACGATTCTTTCTTACAactctcgaaaaaaaaattcagggaTCAATTGCACAATTCagcgaaaaaaaacaattctatgTTGTAGCAAATATTGACCTgagatttctcaatttatttactcatcaataaagtttttttttcgtttcatTTCATTTAGCTGCGGATTAAATATAGCAGCTTTATGTCAAGTGAACTGATAGCATTATCATACGGGGAAAGtagaaattacaaaaatgcattttcattttactatGAAATCATCATTCGCATATCCCattcaataaagaaatatttttatttaagaaaaatccatcacatttgcataaaaatgttaaacgaGTATCAAAagtggtgaaaaaaatttgcattgatCGTCATTTGAACCCAGGTTATTTGAATTGTCAATCATGCACGTTGTGTACGATaccaaaattttcctttcgaaAATAACTGAAATCTTACACTTtatctaaatatttctttacagTCTAACAAAGATTCGATATAGTTCTCATAACTCTATTAGAAGTTTATTGTCTGAATTGCTTTGAGTAATGATTGAAACCTTTCTCAACATAATTCCATAATATGCAGTGTAATCAATTCATTTTAGTATGATCGATTGCTTTGAAAGACACGGATAATTGAGCAATTAGTTCCTTTAATAGAGTGTACGCTATACTTTGTCATGGGATGGCAAAAATTCACTTGGTAACATAACAGAGAATATTTGAAGAGCAATTTTCATGAATCACTGCAAACAAATTATTCGCGCTTTTTGTGCTTAAAAAGAATGCACTTTTGCCATTACACCGACATATTCCGGCAATCGTGGCTTTCATCGCAATTAAATGCCGCCAAATGGATCTATTGAAGTGTATACTGAACACTTTGTATAAAGAACTGCAGAAGATTGTGTGTGCCTCCCGAGCTCTATTGAAAATATAGGTCatgtattttaatatatttcacTCAATGTACTTGatctttctttcttcagagaaaaagaagtcacaaaaattccctcaaatttcatcacaccACCCAACCATTTTTAATGCCTTTTTGTCTtctaattcattaatttttttttctacttaagattgtgaaaatgttttcacTAGAAAAACTAAACACAAATCAATTTACATTCAATCACAGAGAGAAGTtggagaaaaaatcacaaatatttaaataactttttttttacaactaaAAACATTATTATAAATTACACAATCATCATGTCCCTGCCATTCGTTTACTATTCTTGAGTTTATCGTTGATAAAAAACACGGTGTTAGcacattatttatttgatatttgcTGAAATTATCGGagttttccagaattttatattttttcacccACAAACCTACATTATATACAATAAATACATATAGTTCACTATCTTAGTCATTTGATAATATTCTTGTCGTCACACAcacgaaacaaaaaaaaataacaacgAATAGCAACCACCCTAATAAATATCATGGGGCACGCTTTTAGCATATCACACGTAAGGAAAAACGCGCGGAAAATGCGAAGAGAAACCCACCGAAAAGAGACTTCTTAGTGACAACAAAGCTCAATACTGACTAAATAAAAGTCTCGACTTTCGTTGGGATATAAATCTATGCTGTTGTGTGTCGCTGTGGGGCTCTCTCAAGTATTTTATTGTGAGCAAAAATGTGTGGCGTACACAATAATTTGGTATACACAAGAATCCGATCGTCTTACGATATTTTACGATGGAATTTTCATCGCATTTTACTCCCAACACACACGGTTTTGTTCATCTCACTCCGCACACGTCTAAAGGAAAACACAAATGACCCTCTCCAAATTTTCCGCCTCGACCAGCTCAcgaagattttaaataaatacacaAAATGTCGATTGAACACTTTCAATATATTGATTTGTAAGGCAATTTATGGCTCAAAAGAAAGAACATTATTGATGaaccctttaaaaaatattgttgagaACCTCTAACAGaagcaatttatttcaataatgtTTTATGGAACATTTTAGGGGAACCCAGGGCTTAATTGGTACATTTCAAgatcaattaatttcatgaattCAAGGTTCTAGTCTCGCAACCCTTAGATTTGCACTATCAGGTGCAAGGATTTAATTCCCAGTAGAgtcaaattttataatttatacattaaaatcttttttaatccACTCTCCTAGTGATTCTAGGTCTAGATAATAAGAACTATGATAactgacagaaaaaaatgattgggTTAGCCACCCCGAAAACATCTATGCGCAATACTTAATTGTACAAGTatatagattaaaaaatatgtattttcaaCAAGACGGAGCTACCTGCCACACTGCCAAAGAAACTTTTCGACAGGCCAAGcctagaattaaattttaactggCCTACAACACAAAAGAAGGGAAATAGTTATGGAACAAAACAAGTGTTTTTagaatcaaaaaatgaaaactttgtaattgaaataaaactcATACACACGGAATGTcattgaacattttctttatggCTAAAAAGAGGTTTTAAGCACAAATCTACGTACATCAGAAAATCTGTCGCTTcatacaaattcttttttctgtttttgaaAACTTCTTCAAAAGAGGTCAAGAATGTACTAAGACAAAAGGAAGACCGAAAATATAGTCAAGCATTGGTTAGCGTCACATCGAATGTACATTGCTccttatttttactttaatagGTACATCCGATGTGACCCTAACCAATGTCTAACTATCTTTTATTTGGAACAACAAACAATAGTTTTTTAGTCTATTCTAAACTTTTCTATTTGTGACTTTCACTTGTGAGAACTAAAATCTAgaaaaaaccaattttggaGTCCTGATGTCGGAGTACCAAACTCTTAAAttacgcatttttcttttaatcgaGAGAAAGAAGGATTCCATACTTCGTTGCAATCAAATGATATTCTTATTGTAGACAGAGGTTATAGAGATGCCATTGAGTTTTTGGACAACTTTGGTATAAAGCAATATGCTTCATTTTCtgaagaaaatctctgaaACACCCTAGTGCAAATCAGCCAGGGAATCAAAATTGATAACTAAAATAGGTAGTCAAAGCAAGGAATGGGCATATACGAAGTATGTAAAAGTTCTAAACAAGCTAGATAAATTCTGTCATTCACTGTCACCTATATCGATGAAATTCTTTCTGTAAAGCAGATGTCTTATTAATTAGGATTGAAAGAAGACGCGTTACTTACATCAGGTTCAGCGAAACAACACTCTAACCACAACTCTATCAATGATAGAACGtaaaaagatcatttttctTGGTTGAATTGATTATGAGCTCAACCAAGCTTTTTGACCTTGGAATGACTTGACCTTCTTGAATGACCTGAAGAAGATGTTAAAGGAGCTTAAAGAAGAGTATGAGGAAGTTAACATGGAGGCCCTGGGATTACAATCTCGCATCATAAAACTCCGAGACAAATATTCCCAGGACACGGAACAAGACGATAGGATAGGATCAAATAGGATCATCTGGATTCATAAAATCTGGTGATCAAGTCCGCCGGATTTTCAAGAGTTGAAACATAATTCCAGAAATCAACAGGGAAAATCTCACGTATTTTATTTACTAGATTGGATGAATTTTCTGGCTTCGTTTAAAACAATCccacaaatgaaaattcctcgtTATACTTATATTCTTGCATAGAATTGcactaaaaaaatcattttgttatcttttgatataattttggcaaatatttgTTGTTATTCTGTACATGCTGTTTGCTAGTGTTCCCCGTAAAATGAGGGTAGGTAATTTCAACTTGTGTTTGTTTCTCTTCGCGGGACAGAATTACACctaaatgaataaatgtttattaaaattttaggaagagaacttttttcttgccttgtataataaaattcaaatagatttaaaaaaaaaacctttaaagtGTTTGAagttattaagaaattttggGGTTAAAAGACTTTTAAGTTGGAATATTAATCAATGGGCCTTATtaagcgaccaagaaacccttgaaatctttgaattttgcacTGAAATTTCGAGATTTCAAACGAaattcaagggtttcttggtcgctgaataaggcccaatatttgggtttaaaatagaatatatttatgcaaataaatcaaaattattcgtAATAATTCTGCATCATTAAGACattaattgaagaattaaatctttcttgaattatgaataattttcttactttgTTGCCATTATATATTTTCGAGTTGATTTAAAAGAGctttaattaactaaaaacgCAAAAATCCTTAAAGACTGACAGACCCAGTCAATTAGCACAAACGACATTTGCTGACTCAACCAACAAGTCATGTAgtgtgtgaaaaagaaaattatgaatgaCAACACTTACTTCCAGTTCCCCAAAATACATCTCGTGCCACCAAAATCTATTTCCTTTAGTCCTAATTGCTGATGAATCCATAATGAGATTATGGATTTACTATTAAATCCATATaaagacaaattttcttctaatttttcactcaataaaatgacagaaaaaaataaactttatgcGCACTTTTCCACCTTTCCATATGCTCCACACCAACTACTCTGGTGCTCTCCTCACGGAGGCACGATTATTTATCCAATGAGACTTTCTCATattggtttaaaaataatattctcacgcaaaatgaaaataaatagaagagATGGCTTTTTAAATGTATCACACACACTGTATATTATTCTATCGCTGCTCTTTAACTCTGAAAACACCGCCACTGTGTGGCTTTTCCATCGCAAAACTTCTGctagaataaactttttttctctccctgaTACCCCACAGGTAGGTTACGTACGTATAGAGGAAGTTAGCAGAAGAGAAAGGGAGGATGTGTGTGAGTTTGGCTCAATGgactgaaaaattaaataaaaattgtcacatGTTGTGTTTATGCAAATAAGTATAGAGTAATTAGCACATTTTAATTATAGCTataatagaataattttatattagagCCCCACAGAGATAGGATATGAATTTCTATGTAGAGGCAGCAATAGTCATAACCCGTCAGAGATATTAtgtgaaaatatcaattttatgttttaatgttGTTCTGATAGTGAACTTGATTGTCAACCGGTTAATGTAACATATCCAATTTGCAGCATTATGTGTATAATGTTGTACTGTTGATGTTTACAATTAAATCTCTGATATAATGCCAATCagattgtgaattttattagaGGCTTATCAATATCTTTTCTACTCCAATttagtaattaatttatgcagATAAAAATCATTGTAAATGGCACATATGACTAAAATAGTTGAGATAGCCAAATAAAGATCTCTTGAagcaataaaagaataatcagATACAGaaaggggaaaaaataaaatttttctttcattaaaggAATCAATTAAGCTTGttttagtgatttttattCTCGTTTCTTAGTTTTAATATTCTATGTATTTGTAGCAATCCTAGCAGCTTTACAATCCAGTAAATGTTAATCTGCTCATATAGTGATTGACCCCTAACTCGACGAAAACTGTGATGGATCAGATTAACTGCGTTTACCGCTGATTTTGGCTAACGCTGTATTGGTTAAATAGCTTGACGAGAGTAAGAAATCTATGCTGCTAATGTCATGAATATTTACAGGAATtgctcaaattaaaatttaaaaacaatttttagctgcaaactttttttgaaaaaaaaactcggcTGCCAACTCGAGCTGACTTAAAATAGGCTAGCTTAGGTCTTTTATAGGCGCATAAATTGGTAAGAAAATGCAAGAGAGTGATAGGTTAATGAATAGGTAAAAGTTTAATAGATATTTATTGTTTAGTCGTAGCTTAACCAGAATAGAGTGAATATTAGACGTGTAAGGCTGAGAATTAAGGCGATTGGGGGTTGTTCTCCAAGACTTTTATCTATTAAAAACGTTCCAGTTTTAAGTACTTAAATGCCAATTTGATGATTCTTTTGATAATCTTCAGGcctaaattattcattttctaaaaattcgtttttttgttgattgTCTTGAATTTCTAAACGTTCCaaatcttttctattttgGAGTTTGAAAGAATCAAGTTAAGTAGAGTTTTACGAAATTCAGCTCTTAGGAAACTTATGTACTTCTTATCTCTATAAGTCTCTCAATGATAACGTTTCTTGTATTGTATTACTTAAAGAAGAATCTCTTGGACATTTGATGAGCCTCATCCACGAAGATgcgaatttattttcctctgGGTCATTCATTTCATAAATCATTTGCCCCTAGTTTGCAGATAAAAAATCACATCTAGGTCATTGCCACAGCAGagtgctgatttttttttataaaactaaTCTCTGCTCTTTGGGATGCAGTGAAGAGCACCAGCTCTACTGACATTTGTACAAAATTGCTAAATGAATTGCTCTTAtctcatattttattatgatACAGAGAGTTCTTTTGATGATCTTCTCCTCTCTAAGAAATACATAAGAAATGCCACAAACAgtagcaaaataaaaatttccacgaGAGCTTTCTGTTATCAGGGAAATTTTGGTAAACAGTCCAATTTATTTACAGACGTAGTGGATTAGAATGTGGTGTGTGATCTTATCaggaaattcaattggaaaaaaaattggagcaATCGCCCACGTTTTTGAGGAATGACATGCTCACACTGTTAGCTGCTGCATTGTGGAAAATCAATGGATTTTCCTAATTTCCCTACAAAACTAATGCAAAATggagtgaaaataaaataaaagtggaCTCACCTCACCAACGTAGAAGCCTGGCCTATTGCTTGTGGCCTGCTGGAGTCCTTGATAGCCAACTTCGAGCTCTGTGTACGACATTCTCAGGCGCTGCTGCAGTTTCTCCCTCCGGGTGATCGATAAAATTGCAAACTTCCGGGATGAATGACGCAGTACACGGAAGGGTCAACCCCTGACCCACACACCTGCCCCAACACACGCTCCCCAATCTCGTTCCTCTCCTCTGTCTGTATCAATTGCCAGCAAATTCGTACACTGCTGGGTATTTTTGATACATCACCGTACTCGTAATATTGGCAGAGACGAAAGgtggtaaatatttttagcgTTCATGTCGCGCCGgacattgattttctttccccaatcatttttcaatcaCTCCCAAACACTCAATTCTTCTGTATTTACATGAAAACTCTCCTAATATGCTAAAAGAGTAATTTAGAATGCTTTTCCAATCAACACAGGAAtgttttccacaatttttctACACTTTTTTCTTGGCCTGGcgaatttcccttttttttcgcgAAACTTTGACCGGAAAACTCCGAAAGACAACAATTCGGAAATATTTTCGAGTCCGgaagaaatgtcaaagtttcaattttttaaacttcaattCCTCGTTTTTCGCGTGAATTCTGctcgtgtgtgtgtggggggagGTGAATGTGTGCGTGAAAGTGTCTCAGCGG harbors:
- the LOC129791136 gene encoding inositol hexakisphosphate and diphosphoinositol-pentakisphosphate kinase isoform X18, with the protein product MEWSWLKDWWRLKKLRRRQKCHDGYEHSNDNDDDEENYNEYCYCDECMNGDIDLCDPTEIDSDGSVSSCSGKQVVVGVCAMAKKSQSKPMKEILTRLQEFEYIKIVVFPEEVILKDPVEKWPICDCLISFHSKGFPLEKAVNYSQLRKPYVINNLHTQYDIQDRRKVYSILESEGIEIPRYAVLDRDSPDPKHHELLESEDHVEVNGVTFNKPFVEKPVSAEDHNIYIYYPTSAGGGSQRLFRKIGSRSSVYSPESRVRKTGSFIYEDFMPTDGTDVKVYTVGPDYAHAEARKSPALDGKVERDREGKEIRYPVILSNAEKLISRKVCLAFKQTVCGFDLLRANGKSYVCDVNGFSFVKNSNKYYDDCAKILGNMILRELTPTLHIPWSVPFQLDDPPIVPTTFGKMMELRCVVAVIRHGDRTPKQKMKVEVRHPKFFEIFEKYDGYKHGHVKLKRPKQLQEILDIARYLLAEIQTKAADAEVEEKQGKLEQLKSVLEMYGHFSGINRKVQMKYQPKGRPRGSSSDDGMSLADAPKEPSLVLILKWGGELTPAGRVQAEELGRIFRCMYPGGQGRHDYSGTQGLGLLRLHSTFRHDLKIYASDEGRVQMTAAAFAKGLLALEGELTPILVQMVKSANTNGLLDNDCDSSKYQNMAKNRLHELMQIDRDFSQADREAINPGNSQSINQALDFVKNPVQCCLRVCALIQSLMAVIAVKRDDPKTRDAILYHGETWELMGRRWGKIEKDFSTKNKTFDISKIPDIYDCIKYDLQHNQHTLQFEQAEELYINAKYLADIVIPQEYGLTVQEKIAIGQGICTPLLKKIKSDLQRNIEEAGDESVNRLNPRYSHGVSSPGRHVRTRLYFTSESHVHSLLTVLRYGGLINTMTDEQWRRAMEYVSMVSELNYMSQIVIMLYEDPTKDPCSEERFHVELHFSPGVNCCVQKNLPPGPGFRPHSRNDSVTSKSTSGEEDSATTRIDEEDAQNEEENTQSTPQNSDAADLSARGSKGENSPSEIAPLHQFTSPKIKSSEPIPIGSCHTVSGHEAMDLAKRLSKELATQQQMQSGSLGATRSMSPDTEPRSRSYETTQSKPKDITATTTAASSVQTSSTNTVRRQRHSIAGQMSYFKMLGFGGFSKKMASTNSLFSTAVISGSSSAPNLRDMIPSTASPSVLEGIGGVPSIRPLETLHNALSLKQLDSFLETMTVAPMFKTPASSPPKYPSTPLPTPVQTPQNSIPEKFINWSGQSSMTSSLSAMSSGGPPSPNISENTFSRGYSSTDMSASINSTDELAILGATAELCQMFPTLDADLCAVSHQLTLESLPLSCTDISQGASGELTPISTGSDFDFNTNDATKGSSTDEIGIEDSDEETTVSATAELSFPTEGFLSMDNLRNFNVANEPYKRSLETYQTSVMNIKRKLSERCISEENAHATGATPKYPGRSPRIQKQISAYERESRKMSMREPQPLAPPLAQRESQSQHCISADNLTRSVVGEVVPEKEIAAKTKSCANLKIFSSNTPGALVVKEKFIAPPKRVANSFHGKTQFSQNSDLFRRTISQGVVASGDAPTNRFTTTIVPEASCYEPARSTKED